A stretch of DNA from Candidatus Cloacimonadota bacterium:
AAAAGCCCGCAGGTCATAATAACTTTGAACAAAGTAGTGAATCTCTTTATCAAAAAGCAACTGGATTTACAAAAACTGCAATATCAACCTCTTGATATTAATTTTACCGAGAGGATCAATATCATAACGGGAGCCAATATGGCGGGTAAATCTACGGTATTACAAACGATAGGGCAAGTTTTCTATCTTTCTGCTTTTGCGATACCTTTGCCCTGCCAAAAAGCTCATCTACCTCTGGTTGATTTTGTCTTTTTCAGTAGTGATACCGAATCTAGTATTCGAACTGACCTTAGCAGTTTTGCTTCTGAGTTGATAGCAATCAATGCCGCAGTCAAACAACCGGGGATAGGACTATTTCTCATAGATGAATTTGCCAGGGGGACAAATCCTCAGGAAGGTGAATCATTTGCTAGGGCAATATTAGAGATTTTTATTGATAAGAGGGGTATTGCTGTTTCAGCTACACATTTTACTACACCATCATATATCAGTGAGGCGGCTCATTTCAGAATTATTGGTCTGACAAAAAACGATTATGAAAAACTGAAGAAAACTCTCTCTCCTTATGATCCGACAAAAAAAGATGATTTAAAAAACCGTATTCAAGAGTTGCATAAGTATATGAACTATCAATTAGAGCCGGTAGAGGCATCAAATATCCCACCCCGAGCAGCATTAATGATCGCTGAGATACTTGGTATTGACGAGGATATAATCCAAAAGGCAAAGAGTTATATAAAAGGTAAACATCACTAATTATAAGAGATGATAAGACAAAAAGTGTTTGACAGTGCCAATAGATAATTATTTTGTAGGGATAAGAGGGATGAAATATGGTTACTAAAGCACAAAAAGTTAGATTAGGAGTTTTCCTGTTCATCAGTATCGGGCTGTTGATATTATTCTTGCTCATTATTGCCGGCACGAGATTGTTAGAAAGACTTGATACTTATTATATTGCCTATGAAGATGTGTCTGTCAGTGGTTTACAGGTTGGTGCACAGGTAAAATACCACGGGATTAGAGTTGGTAGAGTTGAAACTATTAGGATAGATCCCGAAGATGTCAATCGTGTAATTGTTGAAGTAAGAGTTGAAAAGGGTACACCAATCAAAACTGATACGGAAGCATCACTTATTCTTGTTGGAATTACTGGGTTAAAGCAGGTTGAGCTGTTTGGTGGTACAACAGAAGCTAAGTTATTAGAACCTGGAGGGTATATTAGGGCAGGAACGACCTTCTTTGACGATATATCTATTAGTGTAGAAGAGATCACTGCCAAACTTGACAGAGTGTTAGGCAATATAGATTCCTTAACCAGTGTAGCTAATCAGGTTAAATTTTCCAATATGTTAACCAATCTTGAAGTAATCACTCAAACAACTATGAGAGCCGTTGAAACGCTCGATTCTACAATCAATTCACGTGAATTTGAAAGCATAATAAGCAATGCGGCAATATTTACCGAAGATTTGGCACAAGCAGATATAACCGGGATAGTGAGAGAGCTAAATGAAGCTATTACTAATGCAAATCAAGCATTCACTCATATCGATCTAATGGTGATAAGAAGTAGGAGAGATATTTTACTCACTTTTGAAACTTTAAAAGAAGCTGCGGATAATTTTGAAGAATTCACACGGTTGTTGAGTGAAGACCCTTCACTAATCTTAAGAAGAAGAAATTAGCCCTGAGATAGTGTTTCTTTGGGGACAAGAGGATAAATGATATGAAAGTAAAAATATTATCTCTATTAATATTAATATTAGTAGTTTTAGGTTGTAGTACTAAACGCGTTGAACGAAAATACTACATTATTGATTACAACCCAGTAGCAAAAAATCCGAACCTCATTTTGAGTACACCACTTCCCTATAAAGTTCAGATTCCCGATAGTAGAATATCTAGAGTATATGATCGTACTCAAGTTGTTTTTCGTTATTCTGCTCATCGTATTGAATATTCTGCTAATGATCTTTGGGCGGTTAGGCTTTCCAGCGCTATTCCCGATATTTTGATAAAACACTTTATTCAATACAATATTTTTTCTGTAACACAGCGTGATTTTGTAATTGAACGACCTGATTATGAGGTCATAACTTTTGTGAATAGACTTGAACTATTGAAAAGCGACTATTATAAAGCTATTTATCTTGATATGGATATATTTTTACGTAGAGGATCAGATTTGGTATATCTGGTGAGACATACTTTTCATCGTGAACACGAAGTATATTCAGATGATGTAGAAATATTTGTCCAGAATCTCAGTAGGATTATTAAAGAAGAAACTGATATCTTCATTGAGAAAGTACTGAATCATTTTGAAATTCTAATCCCTGAAAATTCAGAGCGATAATTAATAATAATGTTACCATACACTGGGACAAATCATATCAAAAAAGTGATATCTACAACCCCCAACGAAGGATATTTATTATGTACAATAAAATAAGACTAGTAAATGTTTTGCTTATCTTGAGCATTCTGATCCTTAGTAGTTGCTATTTAACAGCCTTAACGGAAGAACAGTTGAAAACTTGGCTCTTGCCTCCACCACAAGAGCAGTTAGATCGGGAAGCAAAACGAGATTTAGTCGGCTTAGGAAGAGTTTTTTTACCGTCTATGACACATCCCGACTATGAACCATTTTACCTATTGGATAGTACTTTTGATAACAGGCAATATTTTAACAAGATGGGAGAAAGTACTTATCTAAGACCAGGAGATTATATTCTACATTACGGTTCTGGAAATGAAAACCAGATGATGAGAAAAAGAATTACTGTTATCAGAGAACATGTACATATTGTTGAACCCGATTGGGGAGGCTTGAGAGTGAGATTGATTGATGAAAGTAGAAACTCCATCGATATTCAATATGAGCTGTTTGCCATGATTAATGCTGAAAGCTATGGTTTCGGGATTGGAGCTCTGGAGGAGTTTGGTGAGCAACCTCAAACCTGGATATTACAACCGGGCAGATACAAGATAGTCTTGAATAACAAACCATTCAATACTATTGATGATTTTACCACAGTAGACCTGGTTGAGGGAGAATTACGTATTCTTACGGTCGTGGTCAATTCGGAAACCAATTCACTTATCGGAGCAGGTCTTTTAGAGACTGTTGAATATGGGAAAGAAACAAGGAATTTACGATTCACCAGTGCTATCCACGGGAATTTAAGTTTCATGATGGATAATTCAACAGATCGGGAAAAACCAACTATGAACTTAATAGTGACCACCCAGCTGGATAACAGGCTGCTATTTGATTTATACCCCTATTTTTATACAATGAATAATCTGACAGATTTCGGAATAAGTAAAGACAGGGGTTCAATACTACGAGTATCTTCTGATAACTTTCAAATTCGTAATACCTTTGTTTATTACCTATCTCAAGTTATTGGACTTTATAGTAGATTTGATATGGAAACACATTTTTTTCAGCAATATGACTACTTCTTAGAAATGAGAAACATTAGATTAATTGATGACCAGGGTATTATAATAGAGGAGCTCTTTGATAGAGATAAATTCAGGACAACTCCTTCCTTTTTTCCAGTAATGTTTAGAGAAGGTGCCGGATTCACAATCAGACCGTTAAATAGACCCCGCGCTACTTTAAATTTCAGAGCTGGTTTCGGTATGCAGCAGGAAATTATGAATGATGTCTATCGCTTTATAAGGACTGAAGTAGATACACTTGATAATGAAACCGAATACAATGTTTATAAAATTATGGATTCAACTTATAAAGAGGGACTTGAATTATCAATACTGGCAAATCTGTTTACACGCTACAATATCTCATATAATACAACCGTAGATGTTCTTATTCCATTTGATCAAGCAGTTTCAAATACTTATAAATGGGAAAACACCTTAACATTTCGGTTTATCAGACAACTTGCTCTCGACTATAAGATCAATTTTTCATATGACAAGGATAGAAGAGATTACACAGAAATTACCCATAACGTTTTCCTTCGTCTAACCTATTTTATCTATTAATACGATTTTCAATAAAATAGATAAGAGAGCATTAACTCAAGATGAAAGATAAAGTTGAATTGATCATAACAGATAATCACATTAAATTGATTGGAAGAGTATCCAAAGAGACTATTCCCGCTCTCTGGAAACAATTTAAAGAATTAGAAGCTTTAAGTGAGTTACAGGGAGTAGATTTATCAGAAGTCAGCTCTATCGACAGTGCAGGTGTCTTATTTATTGAGGAGTTGGCAAAAAAGATTAAGGGTGAAAGTAGTAAGGTAAGTGATAAACAAGTGGATGATTTGCTTAAAAACTATTCAGAAGAGATAGGTTTTTCTCTCCAAATTTTCGGTCAGAAATCTTTGCCAGAAGTTGCACCCATCACCGCAGTCGGTTTATTTGAAAAATTAGGAGAATCCTACTATTTCATCAGAGATGCTATCTACGAATACCTGATCTTATCAGCGGATGTTTTTTATTGGGCTATAAAAGGATTATGGAAAAAAAAAGGTGCCAGAAAAGGTTCATTGATACAGCAATCAATCATTATCGGTGTTGATT
This window harbors:
- a CDS encoding PqiC family protein, translated to MKVKILSLLILILVVLGCSTKRVERKYYIIDYNPVAKNPNLILSTPLPYKVQIPDSRISRVYDRTQVVFRYSAHRIEYSANDLWAVRLSSAIPDILIKHFIQYNIFSVTQRDFVIERPDYEVITFVNRLELLKSDYYKAIYLDMDIFLRRGSDLVYLVRHTFHREHEVYSDDVEIFVQNLSRIIKEETDIFIEKVLNHFEILIPENSER
- a CDS encoding MCE family protein encodes the protein MVTKAQKVRLGVFLFISIGLLILFLLIIAGTRLLERLDTYYIAYEDVSVSGLQVGAQVKYHGIRVGRVETIRIDPEDVNRVIVEVRVEKGTPIKTDTEASLILVGITGLKQVELFGGTTEAKLLEPGGYIRAGTTFFDDISISVEEITAKLDRVLGNIDSLTSVANQVKFSNMLTNLEVITQTTMRAVETLDSTINSREFESIISNAAIFTEDLAQADITGIVRELNEAITNANQAFTHIDLMVIRSRRDILLTFETLKEAADNFEEFTRLLSEDPSLILRRRN